One Hyperolius riggenbachi isolate aHypRig1 chromosome 12, aHypRig1.pri, whole genome shotgun sequence genomic window, ctcacgatgaaaatgatgtgccataggccttattttgttactagctgatcacgtagtgggcctttataagagacctgcgtatttggatttttgaagggcattttttccgctttcctttttatagcgtcacgcttccttcacagagtcctatgtgtgtcagaacagaaaataagtactacaagtgccaccattttgaaaagtagagatccagggctatacaaagatgggtatattgtgtccgttacatttttgtggttttgctgaaaattgcacaagtgtgaccacttgtttgaaaataaatatttttttgactgttggtgacagtttgtcgctaagcagtttgaaagtgacaggtgccactgagataaaacactggaaaatgtattcttcagcttctcacgatgaaaatgatgtgccataggccttattttgttactagctgaTCACGTAGTAGGCCTTTATAAGAGACCTGCGTATTTGgatttttgaagggcattttttccgctttcctttttatagcgtcacgcttccttcacagagtcctatgtgtgtcagaacagaaaataagtactacaagtgccaccattttgaaaagtagagatccagggctatacaaagatgggtatattgtgtccgttacatttttgtggttttgctgaaaattgcacaagtgtgaccacttgtttgaaaataaatatttttttgactgttggtgacagtttgtcgctaagcattttgaaagtgacaggtgccactgaaataaaacactggaaaatgtattcttcagcttctcacgatgaaaatgatgtgccataggccttattttgttactagctgaccacgtagtgggcctttataagagacctgcgtatttggatttttgaagggcattttttccgctttcctttttatagcgtcacgcttccttcacagagtcctatgtgtgtcagaacagaaaataagtactacaagtgccaccattttgaaaagtagagatacagggctatacaaagatgggtatattgtgtccgttacatttttgtggttttgctgaaaattgcacaagtgtgaccacttgtttgaaaataaatatttttttgactgttggtgacagtttgtcgctaagcattttgaaagtgacaggtgccactgaaataaaacactggaaaatgtattcttcagcttctcacgatgaaaatgatgtgccataggccttattttgttactagatGATCATGTAGTTGACCATTATATTCAGCCTGTGCAGGAGCAGCAGAAAGAATTTGTGGCCCCTTCATCCGCCATTGTCAATATAGTATCCTATGCAGGGCAAATGGCAACATCCACCGCAGAGACTGCATAGCCACTAAGTGCTGATAAatcaaatataaaatgaaatgaaatatccactgcattttgccagctttcgctgtttccaccaggcaccacgtggaggtagcagcaatgcctagctctttttttttttttttttttttttttactttttttgtctttttacttttcttttaCACTTTTTTATTGTTTGATATTCATTTATGTGTATAactgcaacataaaaaaaaacatgaacaaaatacagtcataaacaatgaccaactgtaaaaATAAGAATATAATGTGGTGGCCCGCTGGGAATGGTGGCCCTTAATTAATGGCACATGCCTTAGGCTGCCCCTGgtctattttctttatttttggaagcattttttttttcaaatagagcTGGTggctacagaatttttttttggagATAGGCATGGTTCTAATAATTGGTGACCGTATGATATATTTTATAACACGGAGTAAAGCAGAGGCCTGGGTTGGAGGGACAATCTGGACAGTAATATCTTGTGTCCTTTCTTATTTGATGTTTGGCACACACTTTGCACCTCTTCTGAGGATATTTTTTCAGGGGATTAGGAGGAAGTGCTTCCATAAAGTGCCTGTCGCAGAGTCTGATGATGTCTTCGCACTGGGATTGGTCACTGCGTACTGGTGTTGTGCCAGATCCAAAAAGGAAAGATGCAATGATCTGTTCCTGGAACTGCAggtatgacccggtattgcctgcTTTTCTGTATGCCACATGGGCGTTGAACATTGCCATTTGTAGCAAATAAATCCCTACCTTCTTGTACCAGGATTTAGTTTTTCTAGCAACCAAATATGGGGCCAACATCTGGTCGGACagatccactgctcccatatgcTTGTTGTAGTCATCAATCGCAATAGGCTTGACAGTCTCTGATCGGCGAGACGTCACTAACACTGTGCCCTCTGTGTGCATGGTGGACAGCATAAGCACATCTTTTTTGTCCTTGTATTTTAGTGCCAGGACTTCATTGCTGCACAGACTACAAGTCTCcccctttttcaatttttttttcaggacttcTTGCGGAAAGCCTTTTCGGTTTGCCCTGATGGTACCACAGGCAACGGTGTCAGccgaaaaaagaaatttaaaaagtgGCAAGCTGGTGTAGAAATTGTCTACAAATAGATGATACCCCTTATTTAGTAAGGGGGTCATGAGGTCCACCACAATTTTTCCATTGGCTCCCATATCTGCTAGGCACCCCTCTGGCTGTAGCAGGCTATCTCGCCCCTCATAGATGCGAAATGCAAAGGTGTACCCTGATCCGCTTTCGCAAAGCTTATAGAGCTTTACCCCATACCTGGCTCGTTTACTGGGGATGAATTGTTTGAATCCAAGCCGGCCATGAAATGGCATTAGAGATTCGTCAATTGCAATTTCTCTTCCAggcacacaaatttcactgaaTTTTGAATTAAGGTGATTTATAAGCGGCCTTAATTTAAAAAGCCGGTCTCTGCCTGCATTGTCTGGACTCTTGTTTTGActattgtcattgaaatgcagaaaTCTCATGATCATCTGATAACGCAGCTTTGGCATAGTTGATGAGTAcagaggggtgtggtgtatgGGATTTGTACTCCAGTACATTGCGAGCTGCGATTTTTTTGTTAGCCCCATGTTGAAAGTTAGGCCTAGAAACACTTTCAACTCCGGCAAGTTTGTTGGTGTCCATTTCCGGGTATAAGTGGACCTGGGGTGGGACTCAATGAATTGAGCGGCATACAAATTTGTCTGCTCGACAATAAATTGCAAAAAATCGTCATTGACGAATTGCTGGAAAACATCGACTGGTGACATATTCCCTGTCATGTCAACCATTAAGCCACTGTTTGCAATGAAAGCAGGGAATTGGGGTGCTTGCATGTTTGGCGGTACCCACAGTAGGTGTGACATGTCCAGTGGTACCTGCTgactttgctgctggctgctagcCCCTGGAGCACTAGTGCCATCTAAAATGTCCATGGGTTCCTGAGGACtttgctgctggctgcctgcccctgGAGCACTAGTGCCTGCTGTGCTCCCTCCTCTGCGATCTGATGACGCCTGTGTCTCAGAGTCGCTGCCACTGGGAACTGATGCAGTGACAACAGGATGCACAGTAGCAACTCTTGCCTGCTCTGATGGCCCTTCACCTTCATCAGAGCTGGAGTCGCCGTCTGACAGCGGGTCGGAATGTTCAACCGGCAGCCATTCTTCGCCGTCAGATTCGCAGTCAGATTCTTCGTCGCTGCCGCTGATTTCCATCAAGGCAACGATCTCCTGTTCTGTGTATCGCCTCTTTGCCATTTTTTATAGATAGGGTACAGAACAAGATAAAGAGATAATagatagaaagattttttttttttttttttttttaaatgaggatGAGGAAAGTGCTGGGGATGGAAGTAGAAGAGAGGACGGTGATGTGAGGGGGAGAGAGATGAGATCAGAAGATCAGATGATCATATGACGATCAACTGATCAATAAGGGGTCAGCAAACTAAAACactaatagggggggggggaggggggcagtataAAAAGGGCCTAGGACAGCTAGATCAGCTAGATTAGTACAGTGTGATCAGTACTGAACACACAAGGGATAGTTAGGCtgggaaggggttaaaaacagCAATCAAATATAATTTATTTTCACTAGTGGATCAcacagctcacacagctctgcacacaagcTGCTCCACCTCAGATCTCACACTGACGAGAGATCTGAGGCTTCAGCAGCTTTAGGTGGCAACAATGTAATGTttacattgtcacagtgtgaatgAGAGCTGCCATTGGCTATGGCAGCTGTCATTCACAGTAAAAACGATCTCATTGGTTCTGTGAACTTCTGTTCACATGCACCAATGAGAGGATCGCGCGGACTCTcgggcgcgcgcatgcgcgcgcgcgggcgcgcacaGCGCTGCTTAGACTgcaggacgtgagtttcacgtctgggaatgcaggcagggacagagcatgacgtgaaactcacgtccaggaatgctAATTGGTTAAACATGCGATGTACCACCTCTGTTCACATTGCTAGTAAAAATGAACAAAATGTCTCGTTTCTTTGTAATAAAAGAAAATGTAATaacaagatgtaaaaaaaaaaacaaaacacattttaaaagcaGAAATAAAAGCcatgaataaaatgttttaaagacGATGTACCTTGTTGGTGGCATTCATTAATAAAACTAATAAAATCACCCTTGGGCCTGCTTTACATTGTCCCGGGCAGATGATCTAGATGAGAGTTTAAACATTATGGGGTTATATTTCTTTACTCCCAATTGTAGTTTTTGCCTTGAGCCATATTAGGTTGCCTGGGTGGGAGTTCCTGTCTTTAGGTTGATGTAGATTTCTATGTGATTGACAAGGTTGGTGTTAATTGGAGTATTGTCCATATGTTCATTGATGCTATGCAGTAAAGTGAATCTAAAGCATAATTGAAATAAGAAAAatagatacttatctaaggaggggggatgctctgggtcctatagagcctttctgttcctctccccccctcattcccccgcaggctccgctGTAGAGATGGCTGAAACCAATTTTTGGTTGGTGAACTTCCgtaaaaagtttggttcgtgcaaacttccgcgaaccgcaataggattcaatggggaggcgaactttgaaaactagaaaaaaatatgatggccacaagtgatggaaaagatgtttcaaggggtctaacacctggaggggggcatggcggagtgggatacatgccaaaagtcccagggaaaaatctggattgaacgcaaagcagcattttaagggcagaaatcacattgaatgctaaattgcaggcctaaagtgctttaaaacatcttgcatgtgtatacatcaatcagggagtgtaattagagtactgcttcacactgacacaccaaactcactgtgtaacgcaccacaaacagctgtttgcgtagtgacggccatgctggactggtgcgcaccatggcaagagtgctcttcctcactcagtgatgtcaggtaatgtctgactgccttatcaactttcaatggttcttgctctaccattgttaaagcttacatctatttttataaatacttgttctgcttgctgttcagtacctgcatcgagaatctgttatggagggcaagtctgccattgcgagtgaccagaggtaatggtcggggaatcctggtttgattccaGTCCGGAGCGGGAGcacaagaaacggctaccaccacacatccaaggaaggcagaaggcatggcatgcacgtcccgaggtagtgaccaaaaataacaatacaggaggactttcgaggctatgctgtatatgtgaaattaatcaacaggtaggtaggtatatgcagtaatgggtattacaatgtgcacatgtcacatagacaggtagtggacaggcacagtgacactaagtgcgctcacttaggtaggtgggtgcactgtgaacaggtaggtaagtatattcagtaatgggtattacaatgtgcacctgtcacacaggtagtcactgaatgtgctggcagtggcacatacccaatatgaattagcaaggctgtctatgcaacacaagtgtcagtggtacacacagaaaaaaaatagatcacaagaacaagataagctctcaaaagagctgctgtggagtgctattttagcaataagaatcagcaaggagcttataagagcctaactaatctttccctatgagagagtctgatgcagctgtcccttcactaattactgcaggcacacgagtgagtgtaatggccggtggggcctgccttttataagggagggagtggctccaggagagagtgtagcctgattggctacaatgtgcctgctgactgtgatgtagagggtcaaagttgaccctaatgatgcactatggggcgaaccgaactttcggaaaagttcgccttacatggcgaacgcaaatcaccggaagttcgccgggaaccgttcgggccatctctactctactTTAAATCTCCACTGTGGGAGGTTTTGGGAGATTTTGGGAGCCAGAGTGCTTTCGAAGACTCTGTACTGCACACATGGGAGAAATGGTGCTCGCTCATAT contains:
- the LOC137541076 gene encoding piggyBac transposable element-derived protein 4-like; the encoded protein is MAKRRYTEQEIVALMEISGSDEESDCESDGEEWLPVEHSDPLSDGDSSSDEGEGPSEQARVATVHPVVTASVPSGSDSETQASSDRRGGSTAGTSAPGAGSQQQSPQEPMDILDGTSAPGASSQQQSQQVPLDMSHLLWVPPNMQAPQFPAFIANSGLMVDMTGNMSPVDVFQQFVNDDFLQFIVEQTNLYAAQFIESHPRSTYTRKWTPTNLPELKVFLGLTFNMGLTKKSQLAMYWSTNPIHHTPLYSSTMPKLRYQMIMRFLHFNDNSQNKSPDNAGRDRLFKLRPLINHLNSKFSEICVPGREIAIDESLMPFHGRLGFKQFIPSKRARYGVKLYKLCESGSGYTFAFRIYEGRDSLLQPEGCLADMGANGKIVVDLMTPLLNKGYHLFVDNFYTSLPLFKFLFSADTVACGTIRANRKGFPQEVLKKKLKKGETCSLCSNEVLALKYKDKKDVLMLSTMHTEGTVLVTSRRSETVKPIAIDDYNKHMGAVDLSDQMLAPYLVARKTKSWYKKVGIYLLQMAMFNAHVAYRKAGNTGSYLQFQEQIIASFLFGSGTTPVRSDQSQCEDIIRLCDRHFMEALPPNPLKKYPQKRCKVCAKHQIRKDTRYYCPDCPSNPGLCFTPCYKIYHTVTNY